A stretch of the Streptomyces venezuelae genome encodes the following:
- a CDS encoding FHA domain-containing protein — protein MSSVIVGRTGPFTGQSVVLGDEPLSFGRKSDNGVVIVSPSASRLHAEILAEDAGFVLYDRDSRNGTYVNEQRITRHVLRPNDCIRIGDETFLYEGQDAMETVMDLSLLDIPRPATADPGTLRVTVTGGGPVGLAFALALDEMLPGRTAVTVYDGRWTRKGAAVVWKDETQGNFRRQQVVTVQSRQYLALSEEVLGALFDDAGAYSEMWPVGPDSVDGRPPRNIRIAHIEDRLLALANRRPAIRLVPRRFDVEEQQNRITQEHVLVISEGGRSRTREHYADRFGAADASIYSLDGEHLQDIVLGLRVKSKLPDPMSVLLTVSQNRFLLNSLRGEGFLNMRLTREEARNVIGIDPVRQVFEECIATRPCLMSRQEEDNEFACPTHGTLFLPALLRSSPLWKEIRQGLRLFGVAEDDLSAITSFRLDMVQRPRFTAQLHRPTATSPGTYGFLLGDAANAIHFWPGRGLNSGLASATSLARSLSRSWQGRPLRDADFIRHEAAMSMLQYRHKSRAWNAMVTTDEQGVTRAIKDIIARSAEAGAGAGSADGSDLDALLDRMVGIRARLGSRLPGLPTDAELRSHLAPIAPATLRTLRESGAWDTLIVGGEEADIDLFYQSESPVFVPRPADPRVLAQSQ, from the coding sequence GTGTCGTCGGTCATCGTGGGGCGCACCGGTCCCTTCACCGGGCAGAGCGTGGTTCTGGGCGACGAGCCCCTCAGCTTCGGGCGCAAGAGCGACAACGGCGTCGTCATCGTCAGCCCCAGTGCCTCCCGGCTGCACGCCGAGATCCTCGCGGAGGACGCCGGGTTCGTCCTCTACGACCGGGACAGCCGCAACGGCACCTACGTCAACGAGCAGCGCATCACCCGGCACGTGCTCCGCCCGAACGACTGCATACGCATCGGCGATGAAACCTTCCTCTACGAGGGGCAGGACGCCATGGAGACGGTGATGGACCTCTCCCTCCTGGACATCCCCCGACCGGCCACCGCGGACCCCGGCACGCTGCGGGTCACGGTCACCGGCGGCGGCCCGGTGGGCCTGGCCTTCGCCCTGGCCCTGGACGAGATGCTGCCCGGCCGGACCGCCGTCACCGTCTACGACGGGCGCTGGACCAGGAAGGGCGCCGCGGTCGTCTGGAAGGACGAGACCCAGGGCAACTTCCGCCGCCAGCAGGTGGTGACCGTCCAGAGCAGGCAGTACCTGGCCCTGTCCGAGGAAGTGCTCGGTGCGCTGTTCGACGACGCCGGCGCGTACTCCGAGATGTGGCCGGTCGGCCCGGACTCGGTCGACGGACGCCCGCCGCGCAACATCCGGATTGCCCACATCGAGGACCGGCTGCTCGCCCTGGCGAACCGGCGGCCGGCGATCCGCCTCGTCCCCCGCCGTTTCGACGTCGAGGAACAGCAGAACCGGATCACCCAGGAACACGTCCTGGTCATCAGCGAGGGCGGTCGCTCCCGCACCCGCGAGCACTACGCCGACCGCTTCGGCGCCGCCGACGCCTCGATCTACTCCCTCGACGGCGAGCACCTCCAGGACATCGTCCTGGGCCTGCGGGTCAAGTCGAAGCTGCCGGACCCGATGAGCGTGCTGCTCACCGTGTCCCAGAACCGGTTTCTGCTCAACTCGCTGCGCGGCGAGGGCTTCCTGAACATGCGGCTCACCCGGGAGGAGGCCAGGAACGTCATCGGTATCGACCCGGTCCGCCAGGTTTTCGAGGAGTGCATCGCCACCCGGCCCTGTCTGATGAGCCGCCAGGAAGAGGACAACGAGTTCGCCTGCCCCACCCACGGCACCCTCTTCCTGCCCGCCCTGCTGCGCAGTTCGCCGCTGTGGAAGGAGATCCGGCAGGGCCTGCGGCTGTTCGGGGTGGCGGAGGACGACCTGTCCGCGATCACCTCGTTCCGGCTGGACATGGTCCAGCGCCCGCGGTTCACCGCGCAGTTGCACCGGCCGACCGCGACCAGTCCCGGTACCTACGGCTTCCTGCTGGGCGATGCGGCCAACGCCATCCACTTCTGGCCCGGCCGCGGCCTCAACAGCGGCCTCGCCTCCGCCACTTCGCTGGCCCGCTCGCTCAGCCGCTCCTGGCAGGGCAGGCCGCTGCGGGACGCCGACTTCATCCGGCACGAGGCGGCGATGTCGATGCTCCAGTACCGGCACAAGAGCCGGGCGTGGAATGCCATGGTGACCACCGACGAGCAGGGTGTCACCCGCGCCATCAAGGACATCATCGCGCGCAGCGCCGAGGCCGGTGCGGGTGCCGGGTCCGCGGACGGGAGCGATCTGGACGCGCTGCTGGACCGGATGGTCGGGATCCGGGCCCGTCTGGGGTCCCGGCTGCCCGGGCTGCCCACGGACGCGGAGCTCCGCTCGCACCTGGCCCCGATCGCCCCCGCCACCCTCCGCACCCTGCGGGAGAGCGGCGCCTGGGACACCCTGATCGTCGGCGGTGAGGAGGCCGACATCGACCTCTTCTACCAGTCGGAATCCCCGGTGTTCGTCCCGCGCCCGGCCGATCCCCGGGTCCTCGCGCAGTCCCAGTAG
- a CDS encoding alpha-N-acetylglucosaminidase, with the protein MDMLSRRAVLGAAGAVGLAAGLPGDPPPAAAAPLPAPAPEPAAAPAVPGRGGPGTATAHEALHRLLPRHAAQFVLRTVPAGTGPDRFRVAGTDGRIEVTATGPAVLLTGVHWYLKYVCRAHLSWAGDRLDLPDVLPAPRGPLERSATVPHRFALNDTHDGYTGPYADWAHWERLIDDLALHGCNQVLVTVGQEAVYHRVLMEFGYSDAEARAWLPAPSHQPWWLLQNLSGYGGPVSTGLLARRAALGRRITDRLRAYGMSPVLPGWFGTVPDGFMTRNPTARVVPQGSWCGLPRPDWLDPRTPPFTEVAASFYRHQRELLGEARHFKMDLLHEGGSPGDVPVAAAARAVERTLQTAHPGATWVLLGWQHNPLPELLDAVDRRRLFIVDGISDLDTVTDRDRDWGGTPYAFGTIPNFGGRTTLGANTDRWVRKFPAWRDKPGSALTGTAYMPEASGRDPAAFELFSELAWRKETVDRTAWFEGYAEFRYGAEDAAARTAFAELAATAYRLTGRDGRPHDSLFTRRPRLFSSSGTMFDQAGFDRAFAALLEVPPALRDSDTYRHDLTDFTRQALANRSRTLHPSLRAAWLSRDADTFRALSTLWLKLMRLSDTVAGCHRNFLLGPWLEAAKRQSGSPAEAVELERTARALITTWAGRPAAVTLNNYAGRDWHGLIGDLHLPLWEEFLHEHAEAMAGQRTPAAFDFYPREETWTTERTRSHPVRPTSDPYRTARRVYETLAEAPYQAFTTLTLQPSALVPGGSATLTAAFRNHNGLQATGPVEFTLTGLQATALGDTSLPDVEPGGSARVRWQIAAPAVPLTEPLQPVPYTLVTRYGPAGRDPVTVTQRAGLVLAGPLGEGWKTHTTNAALFGQAGDRFAISGGGEDLWRRVAQFGTAYREAALTEGTVLRLRVDTQDSTGGWARAGIAVRNELGRQGSAGFLTLAVTPAHGVVLSWDSDGDGTLDSLHRITGVKAPVLLELTKLPGGSFTGSSSTDEGRTWQSVATVSVPGATAGQDAGLFMTAGNAGNGARGTARFSGWQLGRTPTP; encoded by the coding sequence ATGGACATGCTGTCGAGGCGCGCCGTTCTCGGAGCGGCCGGGGCGGTGGGACTCGCCGCCGGACTCCCGGGCGACCCGCCCCCGGCCGCGGCGGCCCCGCTGCCCGCCCCCGCACCCGAACCCGCCGCCGCCCCCGCCGTCCCCGGCCGCGGCGGTCCCGGCACCGCAACCGCCCACGAGGCCCTCCACCGGCTGCTGCCCCGGCACGCCGCCCAGTTCGTGCTGCGGACCGTACCCGCCGGCACCGGACCCGACCGGTTCCGGGTCGCCGGCACCGACGGCCGGATCGAAGTCACCGCAACCGGACCGGCGGTGCTGCTCACGGGCGTGCACTGGTACCTCAAGTACGTCTGCCGGGCCCACCTTTCCTGGGCGGGCGACCGGCTCGACCTGCCCGATGTCCTGCCCGCCCCCCGCGGGCCGCTGGAGCGGTCCGCCACCGTCCCGCACCGGTTCGCCCTCAACGACACCCACGACGGCTACACCGGTCCGTACGCCGACTGGGCCCACTGGGAACGCCTGATCGACGACCTGGCCCTGCACGGCTGCAACCAAGTCCTGGTCACCGTCGGCCAGGAAGCCGTCTACCACCGGGTCCTGATGGAGTTCGGCTACTCCGACGCAGAGGCCCGGGCCTGGCTGCCCGCCCCCTCTCATCAGCCCTGGTGGCTGCTGCAGAACCTCAGCGGCTACGGCGGCCCGGTCTCCACCGGCCTCCTCGCCCGCCGCGCCGCCCTCGGCCGGCGGATCACCGACCGGCTGCGCGCCTACGGCATGTCCCCGGTGCTGCCCGGCTGGTTCGGCACCGTCCCGGACGGCTTCATGACCCGCAACCCCACCGCCCGGGTGGTCCCCCAGGGCAGCTGGTGCGGGCTGCCCCGCCCCGACTGGCTCGACCCCCGCACCCCGCCGTTCACCGAGGTCGCCGCCTCCTTCTACCGGCACCAGCGAGAACTCCTGGGCGAGGCACGCCACTTCAAGATGGACCTGCTGCACGAGGGCGGCAGCCCCGGCGACGTACCGGTCGCGGCAGCCGCCCGTGCCGTGGAACGCACCCTGCAGACCGCCCACCCCGGCGCCACCTGGGTGCTGCTGGGCTGGCAGCACAACCCGCTCCCCGAACTCCTCGACGCCGTCGACCGCCGCCGCCTCTTCATCGTCGACGGGATCTCCGACCTGGACACCGTCACCGACCGGGACCGCGACTGGGGTGGCACCCCGTACGCCTTCGGCACCATCCCCAACTTCGGCGGTCGCACCACCCTCGGCGCCAACACCGACCGGTGGGTGCGCAAGTTCCCCGCCTGGCGCGACAAGCCCGGCAGCGCCCTCACCGGCACCGCCTACATGCCGGAGGCCAGCGGCCGGGACCCCGCCGCCTTCGAGCTGTTCAGCGAACTCGCCTGGCGGAAGGAGACGGTGGACCGGACCGCCTGGTTCGAGGGCTACGCCGAGTTCCGCTACGGGGCCGAGGACGCCGCCGCCCGGACCGCGTTCGCCGAACTCGCCGCCACCGCCTACCGGCTGACCGGCCGCGACGGCCGCCCCCACGACTCGCTCTTCACCCGCCGCCCCCGCCTCTTCTCCTCCTCCGGCACCATGTTCGACCAGGCCGGCTTCGACCGGGCCTTCGCCGCCCTGCTCGAGGTCCCGCCCGCCCTGCGCGACTCCGACACCTACCGGCACGACCTCACCGACTTCACCCGCCAGGCCCTCGCCAACCGCTCCCGCACCCTCCACCCCTCCCTGCGCGCCGCCTGGCTCAGCCGGGACGCCGACACCTTCCGCGCCCTGTCCACGCTCTGGCTGAAGCTGATGCGGCTGAGCGACACCGTGGCCGGCTGCCACCGGAACTTCCTGCTGGGACCCTGGCTGGAGGCCGCCAAACGCCAGTCCGGCAGTCCCGCCGAAGCCGTGGAACTCGAACGCACCGCCCGCGCCCTGATCACCACCTGGGCCGGCCGGCCCGCCGCCGTCACCCTGAACAACTACGCCGGCCGGGACTGGCACGGCCTGATCGGCGACCTCCACCTGCCCCTGTGGGAGGAGTTCCTGCACGAGCACGCCGAGGCAATGGCCGGGCAGCGCACCCCCGCCGCCTTCGACTTCTACCCGCGCGAGGAGACCTGGACCACCGAGCGGACCCGCAGCCATCCGGTCCGGCCGACCTCCGACCCGTACCGCACCGCCCGCAGGGTGTACGAAACCCTGGCCGAGGCCCCCTACCAGGCGTTCACCACCCTCACCCTGCAACCGTCGGCACTCGTCCCGGGCGGCAGCGCCACCCTCACCGCGGCCTTCCGCAACCACAACGGCCTCCAGGCCACCGGCCCGGTCGAGTTCACCCTCACCGGCCTGCAGGCCACCGCCCTCGGGGACACCTCCCTGCCGGACGTGGAGCCCGGCGGGAGCGCCCGGGTGAGGTGGCAGATCGCCGCCCCGGCCGTACCCCTCACCGAGCCCCTGCAACCCGTCCCGTACACCCTCGTCACCCGCTACGGTCCGGCCGGCCGCGATCCGGTCACCGTCACCCAGCGGGCCGGGCTGGTCCTGGCCGGACCGCTCGGGGAGGGCTGGAAGACCCACACCACCAATGCGGCCCTGTTCGGGCAGGCCGGCGACCGGTTCGCGATCAGCGGCGGGGGCGAGGACCTGTGGCGGCGCGTCGCCCAGTTCGGGACCGCCTACCGGGAGGCCGCCCTCACCGAGGGCACGGTCCTGCGGCTGCGGGTGGACACCCAGGACTCCACCGGCGGCTGGGCCCGGGCCGGCATCGCCGTCCGCAACGAGCTCGGCCGCCAGGGCAGCGCCGGGTTCCTCACCCTGGCCGTCACCCCGGCCCACGGCGTCGTGCTCTCCTGGGACAGCGACGGCGACGGCACCCTGGACTCCCTGCACCGGATCACCGGGGTCAAGGCGCCCGTCCTGCTGGAACTCACCAAGCTGCCGGGCGGCTCCTTCACCGGGAGCTCCTCCACGGACGAGGGCCGCACCTGGCAGAGCGTCGCCACCGTCTCCGTCCCCGGCGCCACGGCCGGCCAGGACGCCGGACTCTTCATGACCGCCGGCAACGCCGGCAACGGCGCCCGCGGCACGGCCCGGTTCAGCGGCTGGCAACTCGGCCGGACCCCCACCCCCTAA
- a CDS encoding MarR family winged helix-turn-helix transcriptional regulator — MAETRWLDEEEMRAWKGFLAASALLNRRLDQQLRVDSGLSHPQYEILVRLSAAPDGELRMTELADALINTKSGLSYQVTQLEKAGLVRRRTCPSDVRGVFAVLTEAGRAQLVDAAPGHVEAVRNLLIDVLSPEQLTAIADGLGEVSRRLRERTD; from the coding sequence ATGGCTGAGACGAGATGGCTGGACGAGGAAGAGATGCGCGCCTGGAAGGGCTTCCTGGCGGCGTCCGCCCTGCTGAACAGGCGGCTGGACCAGCAGCTCCGGGTGGATTCCGGCCTCTCGCACCCGCAGTACGAGATCCTCGTCCGGCTGTCCGCCGCACCCGACGGGGAGCTGCGCATGACCGAACTCGCCGATGCCCTGATCAACACCAAGAGCGGCCTCAGCTATCAGGTGACCCAGCTGGAGAAGGCCGGGCTGGTACGCCGGCGGACCTGCCCCTCCGATGTGCGGGGGGTCTTCGCCGTGCTCACCGAGGCGGGGCGGGCACAGCTGGTGGACGCCGCGCCCGGGCATGTGGAGGCCGTCCGGAACCTGCTGATCGACGTCCTGAGCCCGGAACAGCTCACCGCGATCGCCGACGGCCTGGGCGAGGTCAGCCGCCGCCTGCGCGAGCGTACGGACTGA
- a CDS encoding FAD-dependent oxidoreductase, translated as MGVRRRQVVQGALAACLWPGSRRGPDYRALGAALDGRLVVAGDAGYALARQLYQPRYDRVAPGAVAYPAHDGDVTVCLEFARRSGVPAVARGGGHG; from the coding sequence ATGGGTGTGCGGCGTCGGCAGGTGGTGCAGGGTGCGCTGGCGGCGTGCCTGTGGCCGGGCTCCCGGCGGGGCCCGGACTACCGGGCCCTCGGGGCGGCCCTGGACGGGCGGCTGGTGGTCGCCGGGGATGCCGGGTACGCGCTGGCCCGGCAGCTGTACCAGCCGCGGTACGACCGGGTCGCGCCCGGCGCGGTGGCGTATCCGGCGCACGACGGGGACGTGACGGTGTGCCTGGAGTTCGCCCGCCGGTCCGGGGTGCCGGCGGTGGCGCGCGGCGGCGGACACGGCTAG
- a CDS encoding dioxygenase has protein sequence MTAPVAGRMPALYLSHGAPPLADDPVWPGQLAAWSAGLPRPRAILVVSAHWEEAPLALGSTERVPLVYDFWGFPEHYYRVRYEAPGAPELARAVRALLRAPGTPVQDIPDRGLDHGAYVPLVEMFPAADVPVLQISMPTLDPRRLMDLGRRLAPLRDEGVLIVGSGFFTHNLAALRHSGPGVPAWSAEFDAWGREALAAGDVDALLDFEHTAPASRLAHPATEHFAPLFVTLGAADATGDLGAQRTPVDGFWMGLAKRSLQFG, from the coding sequence ATGACCGCACCTGTTGCCGGCCGGATGCCGGCGCTGTACCTCAGTCACGGCGCGCCCCCGCTGGCCGACGACCCGGTCTGGCCGGGCCAGCTGGCCGCCTGGTCCGCCGGGCTGCCCCGGCCCCGGGCGATCCTGGTGGTCTCCGCCCACTGGGAGGAGGCCCCGCTCGCCCTCGGCTCCACCGAGCGGGTGCCGCTGGTGTACGACTTCTGGGGCTTCCCCGAGCACTACTACCGGGTCCGGTACGAGGCCCCGGGCGCCCCGGAGCTCGCCCGGGCCGTCCGTGCCCTGCTGCGCGCGCCCGGCACCCCGGTCCAGGACATCCCGGACCGCGGACTGGACCACGGCGCCTATGTACCGCTGGTCGAGATGTTTCCCGCGGCGGACGTCCCGGTGCTCCAGATCTCCATGCCCACCCTGGATCCCCGCCGGCTGATGGACCTCGGCCGCAGGCTCGCCCCGCTGCGCGACGAAGGGGTCCTGATCGTCGGCAGCGGCTTCTTCACCCACAATCTCGCCGCCCTGCGGCACTCCGGTCCCGGGGTGCCCGCCTGGTCGGCCGAGTTCGACGCCTGGGGTCGCGAAGCCCTGGCGGCCGGCGATGTCGACGCCCTCCTCGACTTCGAGCACACCGCCCCGGCCAGCCGACTCGCACATCCGGCTACCGAGCATTTCGCCCCGCTTTTCGTCACTCTGGGCGCTGCTGATGCCACCGGAGACCTCGGCGCCCAGCGCACCCCGGTGGACGGTTTCTGGATGGGGCTGGCCAAGCGCTCGCTCCAGTTCGGCTGA
- a CDS encoding FAD-binding oxidoreductase, which yields MLGVPPDGVWGRAGPGHDPPDTPCAGWAVCPGLVVDVGAMAEVSPGSGEVRIGAGARLGEVHAVLAGRGLGIPAGLCPTVGIAGLALGGGLGVGSRAYGATSDRLTGARVVTADGIAREVDARQDPDLFWALRGGGGGNFGVVTEFRFRTHAVAACGVAELGWEARDSAAVLAGWQRWLGALPDPVWSQVEFVLDGTGVPGPAVRIVALDGRRELDREVGRLTGLVGAQPRSHHAVERGYGDTMRALSGCLDLSPAECRLPGGLPGRDPRGRLGREDYTARSDFWAAGGLPAPAVAEVLAALGRYAAEVPAGGRGVVQFDGVCGGALNRVGAGATAFVHRDSAFLGQYLVYWPPGATAGEVLRHEGWLDRLWQQLRPWASGRAYQNYADPKLAGWARAYYGPNLPRLEQVKRVYDPGRLFSFPQAVPGGSAGRRAAGRPG from the coding sequence GTGCTGGGGGTCCCCCCGGACGGAGTCTGGGGGAGGGCCGGGCCCGGCCATGATCCACCGGACACCCCCTGTGCGGGCTGGGCGGTCTGCCCGGGGCTGGTGGTGGATGTGGGGGCGATGGCGGAGGTGTCTCCGGGGAGCGGCGAGGTGCGGATCGGGGCGGGGGCGCGGCTCGGCGAGGTGCATGCCGTGCTGGCGGGCCGGGGGCTGGGGATTCCGGCCGGGCTGTGTCCGACGGTGGGGATCGCGGGGCTGGCCCTCGGCGGCGGGCTGGGGGTGGGCAGCCGGGCGTACGGGGCGACCAGTGACCGGCTGACGGGGGCCCGGGTGGTCACCGCCGACGGGATCGCGCGCGAGGTGGACGCCCGGCAGGATCCGGACCTGTTCTGGGCGCTGCGGGGCGGTGGCGGCGGGAACTTCGGGGTGGTCACCGAGTTCCGGTTCCGTACCCATGCGGTGGCGGCCTGCGGTGTTGCCGAGCTGGGCTGGGAGGCGCGGGACTCTGCCGCGGTGCTGGCCGGCTGGCAGCGCTGGCTCGGTGCGCTGCCCGATCCGGTGTGGAGCCAGGTCGAGTTCGTGCTCGACGGTACGGGGGTGCCGGGTCCCGCGGTGCGGATCGTGGCGCTGGACGGGCGGCGGGAGCTGGACCGCGAGGTCGGGCGGCTGACCGGCCTGGTGGGGGCGCAGCCGCGGAGCCACCATGCGGTGGAGCGCGGGTACGGGGACACCATGCGGGCGTTGTCGGGCTGCCTGGACCTGTCCCCCGCCGAGTGCCGGCTGCCCGGTGGGCTGCCGGGCCGGGATCCACGGGGCCGGCTGGGCCGGGAGGACTACACGGCACGGTCCGACTTCTGGGCGGCGGGCGGTCTGCCGGCGCCTGCCGTGGCGGAGGTGCTGGCCGCGCTGGGCCGGTATGCGGCGGAGGTGCCGGCCGGCGGGCGCGGAGTGGTGCAGTTCGACGGGGTCTGCGGGGGTGCCCTCAACCGGGTGGGGGCCGGCGCGACCGCCTTCGTGCACCGGGACAGCGCCTTCCTCGGGCAGTACCTGGTGTACTGGCCGCCCGGGGCCACCGCCGGGGAGGTGCTGCGGCACGAGGGCTGGCTGGACCGGCTGTGGCAGCAGCTACGGCCCTGGGCGAGCGGCCGGGCCTACCAGAACTACGCCGATCCGAAGCTGGCCGGCTGGGCCCGGGCCTATTACGGGCCGAACCTGCCCCGGCTGGAGCAGGTCAAGCGCGTCTACGATCCGGGCCGGCTGTTCAGCTTCCCGCAGGCGGTGCCGGGTGGGAGCGCAGGGCGGCGCGCAGCCGGCCGGCCTGGGTGA
- a CDS encoding serine/threonine-protein kinase, translating to MYNEESETVTETALAGTTGAAPGTAPGAGGGEQLVAGRYRLLSRLGEGGMGTVWRARDETLHREVALKEVRAPAGLRAEDIARMYRRLEREAWAAARIPDRNVVTVHDVVMEDGRPWIVMELVRGQSLAGLLAAGGPLTPRHAAHIGAEVLSALRAAHAVGVEHRDVKPANVLLAEDGRVVLGDFGIAMVEGGTALTLAGEVVGSPEYLPPERALGRPSVPESDLWSLGVMLYAAVEGISPFRQDTALGTLRAVVDEEPPEPARAGPLAPVIAGLLRKEPAERTPAAQVAAALRDIAGGPDATTTAAGVLPRPAEAATTAAPAVARPAAPATPTPAAPAAPAAPGTSTTHTAPAADPAPPRRRRRTALVAAGAASCVLIAAAVVYAVTRDGEDAAPGPGVRVSVAGANTTYTGTCPIPEGRAPAFTATFTAPEPTLISYRWVSGNGSVVDPHWRTLSIGDEADPTGHDTVRLTTWAQAGTLTTGMAVELQSPVRTTSNPVPFSLTCTG from the coding sequence ATGTACAACGAGGAATCCGAGACCGTGACGGAGACCGCGCTCGCGGGCACCACCGGGGCCGCGCCAGGGACCGCACCGGGGGCGGGGGGTGGGGAGCAGCTGGTCGCGGGCCGCTACCGGCTGCTGTCCCGGCTCGGCGAAGGCGGTATGGGCACCGTGTGGCGGGCGCGCGACGAGACCCTGCACCGGGAGGTCGCGCTCAAGGAGGTACGGGCCCCGGCCGGCCTGCGGGCCGAGGACATCGCGCGGATGTACCGCCGGCTGGAGCGCGAGGCGTGGGCGGCGGCCCGGATACCCGACCGCAATGTGGTCACGGTCCACGACGTGGTGATGGAGGACGGCCGGCCCTGGATCGTGATGGAGCTGGTCCGCGGGCAGTCGCTGGCCGGTCTGCTGGCGGCCGGTGGACCGCTCACCCCGCGGCACGCCGCGCACATCGGCGCCGAGGTGCTGAGCGCCTTGCGCGCCGCGCACGCCGTCGGAGTGGAGCACCGGGACGTGAAGCCGGCGAACGTGCTGCTCGCCGAGGACGGGCGGGTGGTGCTCGGCGACTTCGGTATCGCGATGGTCGAGGGCGGCACCGCCCTGACCCTGGCCGGCGAGGTGGTCGGCTCCCCCGAGTACCTGCCGCCGGAGCGGGCTCTGGGCCGCCCTTCGGTCCCCGAGTCGGACCTGTGGTCCCTCGGCGTGATGCTGTACGCGGCCGTGGAGGGGATCTCCCCGTTCCGGCAGGACACCGCGCTGGGCACGCTGCGGGCCGTGGTGGACGAGGAACCGCCGGAGCCGGCCCGGGCCGGCCCGCTCGCCCCGGTCATCGCCGGGCTGCTCCGCAAGGAACCCGCGGAGCGGACCCCCGCCGCCCAAGTGGCCGCGGCCCTGCGGGACATCGCCGGCGGGCCGGACGCCACCACGACCGCCGCCGGCGTCCTGCCGCGGCCCGCGGAAGCCGCCACCACGGCGGCGCCGGCGGTCGCGCGGCCTGCGGCGCCGGCCACGCCCACCCCCGCCGCACCCGCCGCACCCGCCGCACCCGGAACGTCGACCACGCACACCGCGCCCGCCGCGGACCCCGCCCCGCCCCGCAGGCGCCGTAGGACGGCCCTCGTCGCGGCCGGTGCGGCCTCCTGTGTCCTGATCGCCGCCGCAGTGGTTTATGCCGTCACCCGCGACGGCGAGGACGCCGCCCCCGGTCCGGGCGTACGGGTGTCGGTGGCCGGCGCGAACACGACCTACACCGGCACCTGTCCGATCCCCGAGGGGCGGGCGCCCGCGTTCACCGCGACGTTCACCGCGCCGGAGCCGACCCTGATCTCCTACCGCTGGGTGTCCGGCAACGGATCGGTGGTGGACCCGCACTGGCGCACCCTGTCGATCGGGGACGAGGCCGACCCGACGGGGCACGACACCGTGCGCCTGACGACCTGGGCGCAGGCCGGCACCCTGACCACCGGAATGGCCGTGGAACTCCAGAGCCCCGTCCGTACCACCTCCAACCCGGTGCCCTTCTCCCTCACCTGCACCGGCTGA